TGAGTCCTTCCTCCAGTCCCTTTTCCAACCCCACGCTCATGCCGTTCAATACGGCGGCGACCGCCAGGGGCGGCCGTTTGGCCAGCGCCTGCGCCCATTCCACCGCCACCTTCATCAGATCGGCCGCCGGCACCGCGCGGTCCACCAGTCCCGCGTCCTGCGCCTCCCGGGATGAAAGCCGCGTACCGAAAAGAATCATCTCCAGCGCCTTCGACCTTCCCACGATTCTGGGCAGCCGCTGAATGCCGCCCCACCCGGGGGTGATGCCGAGGTTCAGTTCGGGACAACCGATAACCGCTTTCGGATTGTCCGTCATGATGCGGAAATGGCACGCCATCGCAAGCTCGCACCCCCCGCCCAGGGCATATCCGTTGACCGCCGCGATCACGGGTTTTGACATACGCTCGATGCGGTTAAACACCTCGTTTCCGTCGGGCCCCATGCCGATATTCGCCGCATCCGAAACGTCCATTCCCGCACAAAACCCTTTATCACCGGACCCGGTGATTATAACCGCCCTCGTGTCCCGGCTTTTCTCCAGCTCGCTTATTGCGCGATTCAGCTCCACCCTGATTCCGACATTTATCGAATTCGCCGGCGGACGGTTAAGGGTAATGATCGTGATGGAATCATTTGTTGCTACGTCGATATACGAATTATTCATATGGCTCCCCGCTCCTGTCGATCACCTGACTTGCAGGCCGATCAAATTTTTAAATCCCCGTTTTTCAGCATCTCGGTGGGCATGAACCACTTCAGCCCTATCCATTGCGAAATCGCCTCACACCGCGCCGCAACCTTTTCCCATCCCATGCCCCCGGCAAGGGCAAAGGGTCCGATCACCGATCCCCCGCCGTTGATCAAGGCCTTGTCTATCTCGGCCGCACTGGATGCCACTCCCGCTTCCAGGAGCTTGGTCCCCTCATTGACCTGAAGGCATACGAGATCCATTGGATCGAAATCGCGGTCCGCCTTGCTTAAATCGATCGCGGGCCTATCGCCCCCGGGCCAGGCAAAGATACCCTTTCCTGATTTTTTTCCCAGCATCCCGGACTGGATCAGGGATTTCAGCCATCCCCCCGGCTTGAATTCCGGAGAGAGGGTCGTCCCGAAATATTCCATGCCGTGCAGGTTTACATCGAGCCCGGTGTAATCCATGAGCTCATAGGGTCCCATGGGAGCCCCGAGCGCCCGCAGCCTGGCATCGACCGCCTCCGGGACCACGAGCCCCCTGTCGTAGAGCTCGGAAAGAAACAGTCCGACAGGCGCATTGACCCTGTTGAAAATGAACCCGGGTGTATCCTTCTCCACCCTGACCGGTACCATGGGGCCTTTCAGATTTTTCAAACCGGAAACCAGGTCATAACTCACCCGCATTGTTTCCTCGGTGGTGTGCGCGCCCCGGATGA
The DNA window shown above is from Spirochaetota bacterium and carries:
- a CDS encoding enoyl-CoA hydratase codes for the protein MNNSYIDVATNDSITIITLNRPPANSINVGIRVELNRAISELEKSRDTRAVIITGSGDKGFCAGMDVSDAANIGMGPDGNEVFNRIERMSKPVIAAVNGYALGGGCELAMACHFRIMTDNPKAVIGCPELNLGITPGWGGIQRLPRIVGRSKALEMILFGTRLSSREAQDAGLVDRAVPAADLMKVAVEWAQALAKRPPLAVAAVLNGMSVGLEKGLEEGLKVDRLWSEKLGKSKDAVEGVTAFFQKREPVFTGE
- a CDS encoding 3-hydroxyacyl-CoA dehydrogenase family protein, producing MKTEDIKTIAVIGAGDMGHGIAQLCASAGFKVCLYDIKQEFVDRGIRKIRDSLAKQVAKKRMDESDLERVMSAILGFTSLKDAVRDIDYMIEAVPEILDLKQKVFREIDEYAPPHAILASNTSNMNITGMGAATRRPEKVLGVHFFNPVAMMALVEVIRGAHTTEETMRVSYDLVSGLKNLKGPMVPVRVEKDTPGFIFNRVNAPVGLFLSELYDRGLVVPEAVDARLRALGAPMGPYELMDYTGLDVNLHGMEYFGTTLSPEFKPGGWLKSLIQSGMLGKKSGKGIFAWPGGDRPAIDLSKADRDFDPMDLVCLQVNEGTKLLEAGVASSAAEIDKALINGGGSVIGPFALAGGMGWEKVAARCEAISQWIGLKWFMPTEMLKNGDLKI